From Aedes albopictus strain Foshan chromosome 1, AalbF5, whole genome shotgun sequence, one genomic window encodes:
- the LOC109414690 gene encoding sodium-independent sulfate anion transporter-like isoform X2, which translates to MVQQNLSADLRKRLVKSVGSCNGEDVKNSVVRRISILNWIGAYQREDLLSDFIAGITLGLTIIPQSLAYAGLAGLPSHYGLYAAYMGSLVYVIFGTVKEVSIGPTSLMALLAVQYTMDKPIQYMIILAFLAGLVELLMGVLKLGFLVSFIPIPVTSAFTSATALIIVGTQLKHLFGIPSKAHGFFQTLYSLTTRIVESNPGDLILGGFAIAFLLGLRQITRIPINDKTPRGKVLKKFLWYLSLSRNALIVLITSAIAFRWNSSGEQVPFKLSGHVQPGIPGFELPIYSVQSGNVTIGYFEVVRELGSSLVLVPLVAVLANVSIAKAFSAGKIVDASQEMIALGLCNLLGSCFSAMPTCGAFTRSAVSHSSGVRTPLAGIYSAIMTLLALSLLTPYFYFIPKTTLAAVLICSVVFMVDFSIVKVLFKASRTDILSWVGCFCVSLFAGVEVGLLFGIFISVIGLLKVWVRPGIQQDSIEKQGHRYVKLSPETGIFFPAVDFLRTKVIEVANEQQVPIVVDCSGVIGLDHTSTKGMKELAGELKKVSQKLILLNLKPSLRKILEESDEEIFNFWEDETDADGDNNNVVRNIG; encoded by the exons ATGGTGCAGCAGAATCTCTCCGCGGACTTGCGGAAACGGTTGGTGAAAAGTGTCGGTTCGTGCAATGGGGAGGATGTGAAGAACTCGGTGGTGCGCAGGATCAGTATCCTGAACTGGATTGGGGCGTATCAGCGGGAAGATTTGCTGTCGGATTTTATCGCCGGAATAACGCTGGGGTTGACGATCATACCGCAGAGTTTGGCGTATGCTGGGTTGGCCGGACTGCCGTCGCACTATGGGTTATATGCAGCTTATATGG GATCTCTGGTCTACGTCATCTTCGGCACGGTCAAGGAGGTCTCGATCGGACCTACGAGCCTGATGGCCCTGCTAGCCGTCCAGTACACCATGGACAAACCGATCCAGTACATGATCATTCTCGCTTTCCTAGCCGGCTTGGTTGAACTGCTGATGGGCGTCCTCAAGCTAGGTTTCCTAGTCAGTTTCATTCCCATCCCGGTTACATCAGCCTTCACGTCCGCCACCGCCCTGATCATCGTGGGCACCCAGCTGAAACACCTCTTCGGAATTCCCTCCAAGGCGCACGGATTCTTCCAGACGTTGTACAGTCTCACGACTCGGATCGTGGAAAGCAATCCGGGCGACCTGATCCTGGGCGGTTTCGCCATCGCCTTCCTCCTGGGACTTCGACAGATCACACGAATCCCAATCAATGACAAAACTCCCCGCGGGAAAGTGCTGAAAAAGTTCCTCTGGTATCTGAGCTTATCGAGAAACGCGTTGATCGTACTGATCACCTCGGCGATCGCATTCCGGTGGAACAGTTCCGGCGAACAGGTGCCCTTCAAACTGTCCGGTCACGTCCAGCCAGGCATTCCCGGATTTGAACTGCCGATCTACAGCGTCCAGTCGGGGAATGTAACCATCGGCTACTTCGAGGTGGTTCGGGAGCTGGGAAGCAGTTTGGTGCTGGTGCCGCTGGTGGCCGTCCTTGCCAACGTGTCGATCGCGAAGGCGTTCT CCGCCGGCAAGATTGTCGATGCCTCCCAGGAGATGATCGCCCTCGGCCTGTGCAACCTGCTGGGGTCCTGCTTCAGTGCGATGCCCACGTGCGGTGCCTTTACCCGATCGGCTGTCAGCCACTCCAGCGGAGTTCGAACGCCTCTGGCCGGAATCTACTCGGCCATCATGACCCTGTTGGCGTTGAGTTTGCTAACCCCATATTTCTACTTCATTCCCAAGACCACCCTGGCCGCGGTCCTGATCTGCTCCGTGGTGTTCATGGTAGACTTCAGCATCGTCAAGGTCCTCTTCAAGGCGTCCAGGACGGACATTCTATCGTGGGTTGGATGCTTCTGCGTGAGTCTGTTCGCTGGAGTTGAGGTTGGTCTACTCTTCGGAATCTTCATCAGCGTGATCGGCCTGCTAAAAGTTTGGGTCCGACCTGGAATTCAGCAGGATTCGATCGAGAAGCAAGGACACCGGTACGTGAAACTCAGTCCGGAGACGGGGATATTCTTCCCCGCGGTGGACTTCCTACGGACCAAGGTCATTGAGGTGGCCAACGAACAACAGGTTCCGATTGTCGTGGACTGCTCAGGGGTCATAGGGCTAGATCACACCTCGACGAAGGGTATGAAGGAACTGGCGGGCGAATTGAAGAAGGTTAGTCAGAAGCTGATTCTTCTGAATCTGAAACCTTCACTAAGGAAGATCCTGGAAGAAAGTGACGAAGAGATTTTCAACTTCTGGGAGGACGAGACCGACGCAGATGGCGACAATAACAATGTTGTTCGAAACATTGGTTGA